One window of Clarias gariepinus isolate MV-2021 ecotype Netherlands chromosome 21, CGAR_prim_01v2, whole genome shotgun sequence genomic DNA carries:
- the LOC128509687 gene encoding proline-rich protein 2-like, with product MSGTHTRPAQTRAPMSGTHTRPAQTRAPMSGTHTLHAQTRAPMSGTHTLHAQTRAPMSGTHTLHAQTRAPMSGTHTLHAQTRAPMSGTHTLHAQTRAPMSGTHTLHTQTRAPMSGTHTLHTQTRAPMSGTHTLHTQTRAPMSGTHTLHTQTRVPMSGTHTLHTQTRAPMSGTHTLHTQTRAPMSGTHTLHTQTRAPMSGTHTLHTQTRAPMSGTHTLHTQTRAPMSGTHTLHPQTRAPMSGTHTLHPQTRAPMSGTHTLHPQTRAPMSGTHTTHALPTYLQELYTHILTHPRTRRADPGFRAYIKHREKTLNTYKRHNQE from the coding sequence atgagcggcacacacacacgacccgcGCAGacccgcgctcctatgagcggcacacacacacgacccgcGCAGacccgcgctcctatgagcggcacacacacactacacgcGCAGacccgcgctcctatgagcggcacacacacactacacgcGCAGacccgcgctcctatgagcggcacacacacactacacgcGCAGacccgcgctcctatgagcggcacacacacgctACACGCGCAGacccgcgctcctatgagcggcacacacactctacacgcGCAGacccgcgctcctatgagcggcacacacacgctacacacGCAGacccgcgctcctatgagcggcacacacacgctacacacGCAGacccgcgctcctatgagcggcacacacacgctacacacGCAGacccgcgctcctatgagcggcacacacacgctacacacGCAGACCCGCgttcctatgagcggcacacacacgctacacacGCAGacccgcgctcctatgagcggcacacacacgctacacacGCAGacccgcgctcctatgagcggcacacacacgctacacacGCAGacccgcgctcctatgagcggcacacacacgctacacacGCAGacccgcgctcctatgagcggcacacacacgctacacacGCAGacccgcgctcctatgagcggcacacacacactacacccgCAGacccgcgctcctatgagcggcacacacacactacacccgCAGacccgcgctcctatgagcggcacacacacactacacccgCAGacccgcgctcctatgagcggcacacacactacacacgcaCTTCCTACCTACCTCCaagagctttacacacacatcctcacacaCCCGCGGACTCGTAGAGCAGACCCAGGCTTTAGAGCTTATATTAAACACCGGGAAAAGACACTAAATACATACAAACGACATAACCAGGAATGA
- the LOC128509685 gene encoding uncharacterized protein LOC128509685, producing the protein MWRTMEGRLRRVRIRGGRGRGRGRGREGAGGRGGGQRLGGEFRGRGQGGEEEGGRIRRIRIPDDIRATIVDHVINHGMTLREAGQRVQPNLSRYTVASIIRTFRNENRVARNPASGGRQRMFTEEQETHIVNMVLANNSIRLREIQQRIIEDTITFQNINNVSISALSRVLARNRIRMKQIYRVPFERNSERIKQLRYEYVQVSYNIIGTECGSPSCSAVYEPAVLHLFCLFQRVMELEADAMGHELIYVDEAGFNLTKTRRRGRNLIGQRAIINVPGQRGGNITMCAAMSQNGVVHHHAILGPYNTAHIITFVTFWE; encoded by the exons ATGTGGAGAACAATGGAGGGCAGACTGAGAAGAGTGAGAATTAGAGGAGggcgaggaagaggaagaggacgagGACGTGAAGGAGCaggtggaagaggaggaggacaaaGACTAGGAGGTGAATTTAGAGGAAGAGgacaaggaggtgaagaggaagGAGGAAGGATAAGAAGAATCAGAATTCCTGATGACATCAGAGCAACAATAGTAGACCATGTAATCAACCATGGAATGACCCTAAGGGAAGCTGGCCAACGGGTTCAGCCTAACCTCAGCCGCTACACTGTAGCAAGTATCATAAGGACATTTCGAAATGAGAATCG AGTTGCTAGAAATCCAGCATCTGGGGGCAGACAAAGAATGTTCACTGAAGAACAAGAGACTCATATAGTCAATATGGTGTTGGCCAATAATTCCATTAGGCTGCGAGAAATACAGCAGCGCATAATAGAGGATACCATCACATTCCAAAACATAAACAACGTGAGCATCTCTGCATTATCTCGTGTACTGGCACGAAATAGAATAAGAATGAAACAAATTTACAGAGTCCCTTTTGAAAGAAACAGTGAGCGCATAAAACAACTGCGATATGAATATGTTCAGGTAAGCTATAATATCATTGGTACTGAATGTGGAAGTCCATCCTGTAGTGCTGTGTATGAACCTGCTGTGctgcatttgttttgtcttttccaGAGAGTGATGGAGCTAGAGGCAGATGCCATGGGTCATGAACTGATTTATGTAGATGAGGCAGGTTTTAACCTAACTAAAACAAGGAGACGTGGCAGGAACCTTATTGGACAACGTGCTATAATCAATGTGCCAGGACAGCGTGGTGGTAATATAACTATGTGTGCAGCTATGAGTCAAAATGGTGTTGTGCACCATCATGCAATCCTGGGCCCATATAACACTGCACACATTATTACATTTGTCACGTTCTGGGAGTAA